CATTCCTGCGCGGCCGTGCCATTGCAGTTCCAGATCTGCATGGAAGTCCCCTGCGCCGAGTCGCCGTTGTAGACGTCCAGGCAGCGATCCACGGCCACCCCGCTGCTGAAGCGGGCGCGCGGGCTATAGAGCGACTCCGCGCCACGGGTGTCCCCATCGGACAGCCCATTGCGCTGCCCCAGACTCCCTCCCCCATCCTTGCGGACGATGGTGGGCCAGCCATTGGAGGAGAAGGCGTAGGCGTCGTAGTGCATGATGGAGCCATAATCGTAGGGGCCCAGGTCCATGCCATCCATTCCCTGCTGCGCGTAGGTCTGGAAGTTGTGCTCCGTTCCGGGCTGGATGTTGTTCCAATTGATGGCGATGTAGTTGTCCCGGTCGGCACGGCTCTGCTCGTGCCAGAGGCCCACGGCATGTCCGATCTCATGGATCGTGGCGCCCACGCCGCATCCATTGGCCAGGTTCACCCTCTGCTCGCCCCCCACCTTGCCGACGTACGAGCTACAGCCGGAGCCCGGCACGAACCGCACGTAGTCCGCTTCCGTCGTGCGCGGCTTGAAGCGCAAGGAGGTCTTGGATTGCCAGTGGCCGATGGCGGACGTCACCCGGCCGCTGTCGGGCAGGCTCGCATCGATGACGTAGGGGACGGTGCCCTCCGGCCAACGCGAGTAAGTGTTCGTCCGGCCCACGGACTGGCCGCTTCGGGTCGGCGCCTCCCGCAGGTCGAGCAGGATGTCTCCATCCAGTACGGCCATTCCGTCGATCTTCTCGTAGGTGACCGTCTGGAACCCGAGTCCCGGCAACGCCACCCGGGCGGTCACCACTTCACCTGCCTGTCCGGGGAAGGCCTGCTCATTCTCAGTGGAGAGACCACAGCCGCCCAGCAGCAGGGCGCTCAGCGCGGAAGCACTCATGGACAGACGGGCGAATCGATGATGACGGCTCATGTGGGTTGTACCTTTTCGTGGCGGCTCGGTTCGGGTCGAGCGTGAAAGAACCCTAGCGGGAGCCACGAAGAGGGGCTGTGATACGGGCCACACGATGGCCGTGGGCGCGATCACAGGATGAGCAAGGAGGCGGGACACGAGGAGCAGGCCCACGAACAGCGGGGCCGGACTGGGGTCCACATGGCCCGCCAGCATCCACCACCCGCACCTTCAGTGAGAGGCTGCCCACCACCAGGCCACTGAAGGACACCGGCCCCCCGTCGCCGCGGGGCAAGACCGTCCCGGCGGTGCACCAGCGTGGCGCACGGTCCCGAGGCTGCCCTCCTCGGCTCACGACAGAGCAACGCCCGTCAGGACGCCGGCTCGTGCCGATGCGGCGCGAGCCCGTCATACACACCAAGACAACCAAGATGCCGTCTCCCCCCTCTGGGAATCATGCTAAATTCTACTCGTTAGAGCAACGGCTCGAGGAGGAGAGATTGGAGATGCGCCACTTCTTCTCCATGACGACGGCCCTGGTGCTCATCATTCCCCTGGTGGCGGGAGCCGCGCTGCTACGGGTGTTCCAGATCTCCCAGGGGGAGCAGGCCGTCCTGCGTCGCTATGCACTCGTCACCGAGCAGACACTCCGCGCCGAGCGTCTGAACGCCGAAGGGGAGCGCCTGGCCCGGCTGAGCCGCTCGTACCTGCTCACACCCAACCCGGACATCATGAAGGAGGTGGACACCTCGCGCGCCCGGTTCGACGAGCTGGTACGACAGCTCGCCGCGGCCCACCTGGATGAGCAGGAGCGGGAGCTGATGGAGGAAATCTCCCGCGCCGACAAGCTCCTGCGGAGCATCGCCCGGGACCTGCACCTGCAGCGGGGCGCGGGCGTCCCCATCGATCAACTCCAGCCCCCCCTCACCGGAGAGTACCAGCTCCTGCGGGAGGCGTTGGATGAGACCCTGCAGGTGCTGCTGCGCCATGAGCGGGAGCGGATGAGCGCCCTGGAGTCCGAGGCCCATCAGGTGCTCGCCGAGTCGGGCGGGATGCGCCTGGTCGCGGTCGCCGTCGCCGTGCTCATGCTCGCGCTCCAGGCGGTGCTCGCGATGCGCGCACTGCACCGGCGGCGCCTGGCCCAGATCATGGCCGAGCGCAACGCGGCGGAGCGCGCCGCCTCGGAAGCGCGCTACTCCGGCATCGTCTCGCTCGCCGCGGACGCCATCATCACCGTGGACGAAGCCGGGCGCATCACCCTCTTCAACGCGGGAGCCGAGGCCATCTTCGGCTACCGCGCCCCCGAGGTGCTCGGGCGTCCCCTCGACGTGCTGATGCCCGAGCGCTTCCGGGAGCGGCATCACCAGTTCATGCGGACGTTCCTCGACAAGGGCCTCCAGGCGCGGAGGATCGGCGAGCGCCAGCGCGTCCACGGCCTGCGCAAGAGTGGCGAGGAGTTCCCCATCGACGCGGCCATCTCCGGACTCGAGGTGGAGGGCAGGCGGACACTCACCGTCATCCTCCGGGACATCTCCGAGCAGAAGCGGGTGGAGGAGGAGCAACGCTTCCTGGTGAGCGCCGGAGAGCTGCTCTCCTCCACGTTGCTGGACTCCGAGCGCACGCTCTCGCGCGTCGCCCAGCTCGCCGTGGAGAGGCTGGCCGACTGGTGCCTCGTCTACCTGTGGGACGAGGGCCGGGTGCGCCTGTCCGAGGTCGTCCACCGAGACCCCGCCCAGCGGCAGACGGCCTCGCTCCTGCGGAGCTTCCCACTGGACTCCCGCCGCGCCTTCCTCGCACGCGAGGTGCTGGTCCAGTGCAAGCCCCTGCTCCACTCCCACGTCTCCGCGGAGCAGCTCGCGGCCCAGGCCCAGAGCGACGATCACCTGCGCCTGCTGCGGCGACTCAACGTGCGCTCCTTCATGGCCGTTCCCCTGGTGGTCAACGAGCGGCTGTTGGGAGCCCTCACGTTCATCTCCTCGGACTCCGGCCACGTCTACACCCCGAGGGATCTGGAGTTCGCCGAGCAGTTGGGCCGCTACTCCAGCCTGGCCCTGGAGAACGCCCGGCTCTACCAGTCCGCGCGGGACGCCACCCAGGCGAGGGACAGGATCCTGGGCGTCGTCGCCCATGATCTGCGCAGCCCGCTGCAATCCATCCTCCTCTCATTGCCGCTGCTGCAACGGCGGGCCGCGATCCCAGGCGGGGTGAACGACGAGCACCAGGGAAAGCTCCTGGAGAGGCTCTCCACCTCCGCCCATCGGATGAACCGGATGATCGAGGATCTGCTGGACGTGGCGCGCGTGGAGGCGGGGCAGCTCTCCATCCGCGCGAGCCCCCAGCCCACCGAGCCGCTCCTGCACGAGGCGCTCGACACGGTCCGGTCCCAGGCCCGGGAGGTGCAACTCGTGCTCGAGCCCCCTGGCAGCCTGCCGCCAGTGCTCGCCGATCGGGACCGGTTGCTGCAGGTGTTCTCCAACCTGCTGGGCAACGCGCTGAAGTTCACCCCCTCGGGGGGAGAGGTCCGGGTGGGGGCCCACACGGAAGACGGGCAGGTGGTGTTCTTCGTGAAGGATACCGGCCCCGGACTCACTCCCGAGGCCCGGCAGCACCTCTTCGAGCGCTTCTGGCAGGCGAACCACGGAGATCGCCGGGGAGCCGGACTCGGGCTGTCCATCGTCAAGGACATCATCGAGGCCCACGGAGGGAGGATCCACGTGGAGAGCGAGCAGGGCCACGGCAGCTCCTTCTTCTTCTCCGTGCCCATCGCCCTCAACACGGCCCCCTCGCCCCCGGGCCCCGTGAACACCGTCGGCCCCTTCTGAGCGGGCACTCGGCTCAAGGGGGCGTCGTGATGCGGCAGATGTCCGACACCTCCAGCCCTCGCGCCCGTGCCCAGTCGAGCAGCGCGGCGTCCGCACGGAACACGGGCTCCATCGCCCAGCCCGGCGGCACGTTGCCGGAGTAGCCATTGATGGTGGGAACGCCCCGCTCGAGGGCGGCCCACATCGCGTCGATCTGATACTTCCACGAGGGCGCGCGCTCCTCGGCCGGGCCGTAGAAGAAGCTCTGGCAGCCAGGCCCCACCCGTGCCGCCAACCGTTGCACGTCCGCGCGCGCCGCCACCGGGTCGAAGGTGCTCCCATTCACGCCCTGCTCGAGCAGACACACCCCGCCCAGCACCAGCACCCCCCACGCCCTGCCCTCGCGCGACAGACGCGACAGGAAGAGGGCCAGCCCCACGGAGGCCGGCAGCAACAACCAGATGCCCATCCGACAGACGGCCCGGATCGCGCTGGCGCCCGGGACGCCGTGGAACACCAGCCACCAGGGCGTGAACCCCCCCCGGTAGCGCGTGGCGATCAGGACGGTGACGAGCACCCCCCCCAGCAGCAGCCTCACGGCCGCGCGCTCCCGGGCGCGCCACAGCCCCGCCCCCGCCAGCACCAGCGTCAGCACGCCCACTCCCACCCGGTGCTCCCCCTCCACGGGAAGGCGCGTGAAGGACTTCAGCCCGCCCATCCAGCCGTAGAGCCAGCTCGTGTCGCCCATGTGGAACCAGGTGGCGAAGCGCGGCACCATGCCTTCCGCCTCGCCGAAGGAGCGCGGCCCCACCTCCCGCATCGCCGCCAGGCTGTGCTGGACGATGGGCAGCAGGGCCACCAGCCCCACCACGCCCCACAGCAGGAGCACCGGCCCATGCACACGCAAGCCCCGCCACAGCCGGGCGCGGGTGTCGGAGAAGCCGAGCGCGACGAGCCCGGTCAAGGCGAGGAAGAAGCCCAGGAACCAGCCCCAGTAGAAGCCGGCATAGAGCTGCGCCACGCAGGAGGCCACCAGCAGCGCGCCCCATGCGGCTCCCGCCCGGCGCGACGTCTCGGGGCGAGTCAGGGCGAGCAGCGCCCCCACCGCGAGCACGCTGTAGAACTGCGGCAGCAACTGGGGGTGGTTGGTCTGATGGATGCGCGAGGCCCCCGCGGCGAAGAGCACCGCGCCCACCATCGCCGCGATCGCGGACGCTCCGAACCCCCGGCGCAGGAGCCACAGGGCCGCCAGGAAGTTGAGCGAGGTGACGGTGAACTCCCAGAACTGGAAGGCCGTGTCGGGCGGCAGGCCCACGGCACGCCAGAGCGCGTACAACGGCAGCACGCCCAGCAGCGGATCCGAGTAGGCGATGGTGTTGGTGGCCGGGTGGAAGAAGGGCGCGTCCCAGAAGCGCGCGTGCGCGGCGTCCCCACGCAGGTAGCGGAAGCCATGCTCGAGGACGTAGTGCACGAAGCGCGCGTCGCCCTCGTCCCCCTGGGTGAGCCGCAGGCCCGACAGCCACACCGCATGGTGCGCCAGCAGCAACGCCAACACCCAGCCCACGAGCCCCCAGAGCAGCGGGGAGTTCCAGCGGGAAGGAGCTTCAACGGGGCGCGGGACGGGAGTCGACATGGCGGGTGCGCACACCGTTAGCACCTTCGGGGGCCCTCGCGGGCTACTTCAGCGACAAATTCCGCATGACCCCAGCGCCTTCGTGACAGGGATTGGCGGCCAGTCCAGAACCGTCTGGGTTTACGAGGAAGCGGTAGTTTTCCCGCATCGGAACTGTCATTCCGGGGGTGCGCGTGAAATCAGCCGGGAGTGCCGTGATTCGTCACAGGGTCCGACGAAAAGAGGCACTCCGTCCCCCGACCTTCAGGAGGAAGTGAATGCTCCTCCGAGGAGGCTGGCTGCTCGCCTGCTCTGGCACGGCTCATGATGAAGAGGCCCGCCGGCACACGAAGTCCGACCCCCTGAAGAGACGCGGTCGGTGACCGCGCGGGATTCGTGTCGCCGAAAGCACCTCCACACAGGAGTCATCAACGATGAGACAAGGATTGAGCCGATGGCAGCCCCTGCTGCTGTCCTGGCTGGGCATCATGGAATGGGCGGGGAGCGCGAAGGCGGAGGGCGGAGCAACCTCCCCCGCCGTCGTGGAGCAGAGAGCGAGGCATGGCAGGATTTCGATGGGAAGCTCCCACGCGCTGGCGGTGACGGCGAATGGAACCGTGAAGACCTGGGGTATCAACTCTATCACCACCGATACGCTCGAGGTGGGAGCCAGCGCGAGTCAAATCTGGTCCGTGGCGGTGGATCGCCTCTCGGGCATCACCTCGGTCAGCGCGGGCCATGAGCACAGTCTGGCATTGCATCAGGATGGGACGGTCTGGCTCTGGTACGGCAACAGCCCCGCCCAACCCCCGGCTGGCCCCTCCGGCCATCTGGCCCCCGTCCGCATCACCTCCCTGACGAACGCGACGGCGGTCGCGGCCGGAAATTCCTTCTCGGTGGTACTCCGCCAGGATGGA
Above is a window of Cystobacter fuscus DNA encoding:
- a CDS encoding ATP-binding protein — encoded protein: MRHFFSMTTALVLIIPLVAGAALLRVFQISQGEQAVLRRYALVTEQTLRAERLNAEGERLARLSRSYLLTPNPDIMKEVDTSRARFDELVRQLAAAHLDEQERELMEEISRADKLLRSIARDLHLQRGAGVPIDQLQPPLTGEYQLLREALDETLQVLLRHERERMSALESEAHQVLAESGGMRLVAVAVAVLMLALQAVLAMRALHRRRLAQIMAERNAAERAASEARYSGIVSLAADAIITVDEAGRITLFNAGAEAIFGYRAPEVLGRPLDVLMPERFRERHHQFMRTFLDKGLQARRIGERQRVHGLRKSGEEFPIDAAISGLEVEGRRTLTVILRDISEQKRVEEEQRFLVSAGELLSSTLLDSERTLSRVAQLAVERLADWCLVYLWDEGRVRLSEVVHRDPAQRQTASLLRSFPLDSRRAFLAREVLVQCKPLLHSHVSAEQLAAQAQSDDHLRLLRRLNVRSFMAVPLVVNERLLGALTFISSDSGHVYTPRDLEFAEQLGRYSSLALENARLYQSARDATQARDRILGVVAHDLRSPLQSILLSLPLLQRRAAIPGGVNDEHQGKLLERLSTSAHRMNRMIEDLLDVARVEAGQLSIRASPQPTEPLLHEALDTVRSQAREVQLVLEPPGSLPPVLADRDRLLQVFSNLLGNALKFTPSGGEVRVGAHTEDGQVVFFVKDTGPGLTPEARQHLFERFWQANHGDRRGAGLGLSIVKDIIEAHGGRIHVESEQGHGSSFFFSVPIALNTAPSPPGPVNTVGPF
- a CDS encoding M12 family metallopeptidase gives rise to the protein MSRHHRFARLSMSASALSALLLGGCGLSTENEQAFPGQAGEVVTARVALPGLGFQTVTYEKIDGMAVLDGDILLDLREAPTRSGQSVGRTNTYSRWPEGTVPYVIDASLPDSGRVTSAIGHWQSKTSLRFKPRTTEADYVRFVPGSGCSSYVGKVGGEQRVNLANGCGVGATIHEIGHAVGLWHEQSRADRDNYIAINWNNIQPGTEHNFQTYAQQGMDGMDLGPYDYGSIMHYDAYAFSSNGWPTIVRKDGGGSLGQRNGLSDGDTRGAESLYSPRARFSSGVAVDRCLDVYNGDSAQGTSMQIWNCNGTAAQEWFLTSRGELRSALAPNRCLDVSNSNTTPGTRVQIWECNGTAAQKWTISGGEVRSALGSNLCLDVSNAGTAVGTVVQLWDCNGTVAQKWTRF